The sequence below is a genomic window from Draconibacterium halophilum.
TTAACGCTGATGTGGCTTCTTCAAATTCGCTGAAGTCGTCTAACAGCTCAAAAGAGCCATTTAACCTGCCATTTTTTGTACTGTTTGATTGAATTTTTTCGAGTTTACCTTTAAGATCAAGAACATCCATCTCCATAACGGCTGTCTGAATATTCTTGTGAAGTTCTACTTCTTCTCTTAACTCCTGGTTTAACTCTAACTCTTTTTCAAATTCTTCTCTCTCTGGGTTGTTTAATAAATCTAAACAGTAATCTTCAATGCGTCCAATTAATTCTGCTTTAGGTGTCATCTTCAAGTATCTTTTTAAATTCTGTATCTTGCTTTATGCGCTTTATCAACAGTTCTTTACATTTATACTTTCTTGTTTTAGCATATTTTTCAGATTTGTAGCCCATAATTTTTGCAATTTCTCTTAGCGGGACCTTTTCAAAAAACATCTGCAATAGCTTTTGACAATCTGTACTTAAGGTTTTAAAATGCTTTTGATACAAACCGTATTTTTGATTTTTATCTACTAATTCTACCAGGTTGTCATCGTAAACATCTTCCTGGAACGGTAATGAATCATTCAGCTTTTCTCTTTCAATTCTTCGTTTCTCGAGTTGCTTTAACCACAAAAATCGACATACTGAGAATAAATAACCTGCAAAAGAACTCTTTTCGAAAATTAAATCGTTTTCTTTTAATTTCCTGTAAATTACGATAATAGCTTCCTGAAATACATCACTGGCATCTTCTTCACTTCCTTGGTTTTTCTTAATGAAATAATTAACTTTATAGTAGTAGTGTTTATAAATGTACTGTAAAATTAAATTATCATGCCTTAAGATTCCTTTCAGGATTTGCGCATCCGTATAATTTATCATCTTCTAATATATTATTCGATTATTGGGTAAAAGGTAACCCTCTATTTAAAATTATTCTATCCACAACTTAATAGCCGGCCATGTCTAAAACATGTAATTTCGCTTATTAACAAGCCGTTACAAGATCTGATAAAGATAAAAATTAAATTAAAAAAAGAAGAAGACTTTTGGATTTATTGTTCGGGGGGCATTTCAAACAAAAAGGACAGGTTCAACAACCCATCCTTTTCTCATTAAACTAACTAACCTAACTAAACCTAAACTTATGAAAATAAACGTATCACAAATATAAAAGCATATTGTATATTCAACAAGAAAAAGATGTTAAATGGTGTTAAACCCTATAACTATTAACATTTTATTTACTGTGCTATGAACGTGTATTGAATTGTTCCTTTTTGCTTTGCAGGAGCAGAATTATCGCTGTTGAAAATTGTTCTGGTTGCAGCCTCCTTTGCATATGCCAATATTTGTTTGTCTCGGATAGACCGATTCTCTCTGGGTATGGCCTCAACCACCTGCCCTGACGATTTACAACAATATCAACAACCACCGTTCCTCCTCCCTGACTAAGATATACAGGCACCGGTAAACTTAAATGAAAACGATTTTCCAGGTGGTAAACAATGTTACTTTCGCCCGCATAAATCACATTTTTTATCGAGTCTCGGTCCATGCCTTCTGTGGTTTCAACCGGCATTTCAATATCACTCAAATCAACTGTTTCTTTTGCAAGATTTTGGTTTACATTTGAAACGAGTTGTTTTGCGGCTTCTACTTCTTTTAAATAATCATCGTCAAAAAACTCTTCAGTTGAAGTTGTTGTATTTTCTGTAGCGGTGCGATTTGACGCAATATTTGTTCGTGTATTACTATTTTCTTGACTACTTGCCTGATCTGTATTCTCTTCTAAAGTTTCGGGTTCTATCATTTCCTGTTCAAGCAACTCTTCCGGAAATTCGATTAAAATCGCTTCTTCTATTGTATTTCCTTTGATATTTACATCGGCCAGCAAAAACGCAGAAAACAACAGAATATGAAAAACCAGCGTACCGATTACTCCATAAACATTTCTTCTGTATAGCTCTCCTATCTTCATTCGGAGCAAAAATATAAAATTAGCTGCGATAAAAACCGGAATTTATAAAGAATACCTCTTTTATTTACGTTTACAATTATTTGTATTAAAACATAAAAAAAGAGTTCTCCAACTAGGAAAACTCTTCTCTGTAATATTAATTGAATCTATTTTGTTGCGTCGATCATTGCTCTGAAATAACCAATTGATTCAGCAATCCCCAGAAACGGATCATCCATATTTCGTTCGTGTTCCAAGCTTACAACACCTGTATAATTAACTTCACGAAGCATATTTACAAAAGCCGGAAAATCTATAATTCCTCTTCCAACTTCTACTGAATAGCCCTCTTTGCTTGCACCGGTAACATCTTTTAAATGAATATCAAAAACCCTTGAATGGTACTTTTTTAGGTCGGCCACAGGATCTTTTCCATTTCTGGTATCATGGCCAATATCAAGACACATACCAATACGCGGATCGAGATCTTTGGTGTGTTTCCATACATCATCAGCATCGGGATACACATCGATATCCGGGCCATGAAGATGGATCGCAAAATATAAACCTGACTCCTTCACTATCTCGTCTATGTAAGGAAGCAGTTCGTAATTAGGTACACCAACAATTGTATTTACACCTACTCTTTTTGCATAATCAAAATATTTGTCCACATCTTCTTTACTTTTCATATAAAGTGGTCCTACGGCGTAGCCGGTAACGCCATATTCTGCACATTTTTTATGAAATGCTTCTATTTCGGCGGAAGTACTGTTAATTGGTAAATGAAAATCTTTTATACAAAGAAAGTGTACATCACATCGTTTCATTGTTTCCAATGTTGTTTGCAGATCGAAATGAACAAATGTATAACCCGCCATTCCTAGTTTAAAAGATTCATTTTTTTCAGGTGCCGGCTGAGGTTCAGGACGTTTGGTTTCCTGAGCAACCAAGGTTACGGTTAATAAAAATAAAATGATTAGAGAAAATGCTGATTTTTTCATCGTATTAAATTTACTTGTTTCAAATAAAAACAAATGTAATAATAAAACTAATACGACACAGAACTCAGTAAACCTGCGTGTTTGAGTGTTTTCACAGGTGTATACCAGACGAATTTGTAAACCCGATCAATGGTCAATTAAAAGAAATTAATTCTGGTAGTGACAGAAAATAAAGAGCAATTAAATAGTTTGCCAGCGGGTAGTTAAGTTATAGTTCTGCGCATACTCTTCTCTCTCCTTTTCTTCGTTTGTAGCGTTGAGTTCATTTTCCAAATTTTGAAGCTCAACACATGCATGATTAATGTCATTATTTTCATCTTTAAAGAATTTTTTCTTTATTCTATCAAATGCACATCTAAAGATTAAATTAAACTTTTTCATGTTTTTAGTTTTTTTTGAATTATTTCTTTGAATCGTTTAACCGTTGCAACAAAACCGCAGCGAATGAACTCATCGATGTATTTTGAATTATTATATGATCAGGCAAATCCAATATTTCATGTGTGAAATTCCAGATCGCTTTCACTCCACAGTTTACCAAATCTTCTGCTACCTCCTGCGCCACATTATTTGGGGTGGTTAAAATGGCAATTTCAACATCCAGCCGGTTCGACAAATGGAACAACTTGCTATACTCCAAAACCGGTGTGTTTCCAATGTGTTGCCCTATCTTGGTTTCATCTACATCAAATGCTGCTATCACTTTCAGTCCCAGCGTTTGATGCTCCTGATAGGCCATAAGTGCAGATCCCAAATTACCCGCGCCAACAAGAAAAGCCTCATTTACATGATTGAATCCCAAAAAGTCTTCAAGCGCATGACACAGTTCATAAGTATTGTACCCTACTCTGGGTTTTCCTTTCACGCCGGTAACAGCCAAATCTTTTACCACCTGTGTTGGATCGCACTTTAGTTCTTTTCCAATTGAAGGTGCCGAAATATTCATCACACCCTGCTCGCGAACTTTTTCAAGAAAAAATAAATAACCCGGCAACCTTCTTAAAGTCGGTTCCGGTACTTGTTTTCTATTTTTTCTTAATGCGATCACTTTTGTAGCTTTTGTCATTTAATTCACTTTAAATATAGTTATAATTCAATTTAGAGAATTTTTTCTTTATTCCACTTGTGCA
It includes:
- a CDS encoding RNA polymerase sigma factor — protein: MINYTDAQILKGILRHDNLILQYIYKHYYYKVNYFIKKNQGSEEDASDVFQEAIIVIYRKLKENDLIFEKSSFAGYLFSVCRFLWLKQLEKRRIEREKLNDSLPFQEDVYDDNLVELVDKNQKYGLYQKHFKTLSTDCQKLLQMFFEKVPLREIAKIMGYKSEKYAKTRKYKCKELLIKRIKQDTEFKKILEDDT
- a CDS encoding sugar phosphate isomerase/epimerase family protein — encoded protein: MKKSAFSLIILFLLTVTLVAQETKRPEPQPAPEKNESFKLGMAGYTFVHFDLQTTLETMKRCDVHFLCIKDFHLPINSTSAEIEAFHKKCAEYGVTGYAVGPLYMKSKEDVDKYFDYAKRVGVNTIVGVPNYELLPYIDEIVKESGLYFAIHLHGPDIDVYPDADDVWKHTKDLDPRIGMCLDIGHDTRNGKDPVADLKKYHSRVFDIHLKDVTGASKEGYSVEVGRGIIDFPAFVNMLREVNYTGVVSLEHERNMDDPFLGIAESIGYFRAMIDATK
- a CDS encoding redox-sensing transcriptional repressor Rex; the encoded protein is MTKATKVIALRKNRKQVPEPTLRRLPGYLFFLEKVREQGVMNISAPSIGKELKCDPTQVVKDLAVTGVKGKPRVGYNTYELCHALEDFLGFNHVNEAFLVGAGNLGSALMAYQEHQTLGLKVIAAFDVDETKIGQHIGNTPVLEYSKLFHLSNRLDVEIAILTTPNNVAQEVAEDLVNCGVKAIWNFTHEILDLPDHIIIQNTSMSSFAAVLLQRLNDSKK